Below is a window of Ahaetulla prasina isolate Xishuangbanna chromosome 1, ASM2864084v1, whole genome shotgun sequence DNA.
GTATACAACTGAAATTTATTTGGCTCTTAATGTCTCACAGAACCTCAAGATCTTGCAGAATCCCAGAATTCTACAGAACACATTTTCAAAAAACCTGATACCTGGAACTGATGTGAATTAGATCTGACTCatgttcctttagtttttttaataGTTACTTCTCACACCTTTTCTATGATTTGCATAATATTGCCTCTGTCAGAGGAATAAAACAATGGATATGTTATATGTGGCTATAATAATAAGCCTGCGTATCATACCCGGAAAAGCAAATTCGTTTCCCAAAATGAATTTTTCCTTCTTGGTTGCTGAATTCTACATTAGAAGATGTTGCTGTTTCTGTTCCGTTCAAAATGAATGCCCAATAGACCCTCTGATTTTAAAATACAAGGAAAATGCATACATGACACGTATGTTCAAAACGAAAGGATGACTACCAACCATACAGGTTTAAGATAGCCATTTTAGCTAAATTAGCTACGCTGAGCAGACCATGTCTTAAATATAACTGTGCTGAACATTATGTTTCACTATAGTTCAAgttcatgaggacccagatttctggggcaatatgcttactctgtaaactgcttagagagggttgtaaagcactgtgaagcagtatataagtctaagagctattgctacgtTAACCCTAATAAATGCATACGTATAGGTGTTGTGGCCAAAACCAGGCTCACTTAAAGTAACCAAATCACGCTTAagatataatataaatttattagcataaaaacagtaaaataacATACAGGGGACTCATGTCCCAGTTGGACAGCCTTGACCAAAAGCTTAGCCAAAAGCAGCTTTTGGCTTCTTAACATTTCAGAgacaaagaaaattgaaaaaggCACAGGAGGATAAATTGggtaggtgactttgagccaggcaTTTTCTCTCAGCCAACAAACCTCACAGGgtggctgttgtggggaaaataggagaaggtggtgtgttggatatattctctaccttgagttatttctaaaatgaataataaaggcaggatacaaataaataaataaaatgatactgGAATGTTTTTGATGAACCCATCTTTGTAACATTTATCACTTTCTACTAGGTTGGTACACTGGTTATGCTATTTTTGAAATATGGTctgtaaaaataaacaatttggtttactGTCTGATACTTCCCTCTATTGCTATCCAGAGTCAAttgctgtaaatattttcttacaAGGTATTGGTTGGAGATGAGGGAATCCCATAGGTTTGGTATTGAATCCAGCTCATATGGGTGTGCGGAGGGTATATTTTATCACCACATTATGATTAATTGACAATTATATCCCATGGTTCAGCTATTGGGATCAAAGTTAAATagagtattcatatttttaagatACTCAACTCAAAGTAGCATTTTGTTGGCCTCGGAGCCATTGGTGTTTGTGAAAATTAAAAGCCAATGATATGGGCACTAGGCTAGAGCCTCAAAACAATCAAACTGAATACTATCACAATAACATTTTAAACTTCATAAAAGCTATTAATTAAACATGATTGGAATTATGTTGATTGATCCTTTTTAATCATTTCTTTAAAATTCCGACATTACACCTAAAATTTGGCAGAAAAGAATCAAACCAATACAATACATCTCTATCCAGTTCAGTCATATAATCTACAGGCCAATGTCCCTATCCAATTAAAAACTGTTGCATTTTTTTGCAACACAGATAAAAATGCACAAACAACATATTAACCATCAAATATTGTAGAAATGTGTATAAGAGACTCTAacaaaataaaacccaaaataTGAGCACAACAAATTAGGAACTCTGCATTCTTTCTCTTTAACAAGTAATACCTCTATACTAATTGTACGCAGTTAAGCtagatattcattttaaaaatattaatgttaTCTTAAATTTAAGCCACTACACgtttaatattaaaaatgtcCATTTAAGTAAAAAGAGTTATCAACCAAGGTACAGTATTTATGTGCAACCAATCCAGAAGAATAACATTCAATGCGTGTGTACTGTTATTTGCCAGATGCTTTGAAAGCCCCTGCTGCAAGCAATTCTAAGTTTgtaacacaaataaattgaagaactgCCTATTGCTATAGTTGGATTGCCAAAATTACATACTATTATGATTAAATATTCAAGTATCCTATAAATCATCATATGCTAATTTTATTGAGCTTGATGATATGTTCAGCAATCCTTATTTTTGATGTAAGGATAGCTTAGTTGTTGGGAAAGTTAAATTATCTCCTACACTTTTAAGTTTTTCTAAAATAATTATGGTGAACAAATATTTCTTACTCCAAATAAATATAGTCATTAATGCAGATTAAAACTTAGATCTAAGATAGCACAATTATCCCATGCAAGTTCTCTAGAAGTCTGTCATCGTATTATCAGTAATGATGATGTTTAGCAATTGCTTCAAAGTTCAAAGTGggtcaattttaaaaaattacaacaaTTAAACTGATGTTTGCTTGTAGTTTTTTGTATCCAAGACTTTCTTTCCACACATTGCACAGATACCTGTTAATAAAAAGCACAGGAATATTGAAATTACTTTTGATCATCCAGTATAACTTATTTCTCTTTAAAGGGAAGAAACTGGGTTTACAGCAAATATCTCACCCTTTTTGTATGCACATCCCTGACAGTAATGCGATCCTGGCTGATGAACTGAACTTTTACAAATCCGGCATATTGCAAATTTGTTTTTGCCGTAAGGATCAAATCTAAGAAGATAAAAACAAGTGGATCAGCtgtttatcaaaatatttttatttactttaatatATTTGCAGCAAATGGGGGCAGAGAAAAGTGGAACCAAATCCCCCAAGAAAGCTAATAAATGACCCAAGAGAGTTTATGTGTTGCAGTTGCCTAAAATGATCAAAATGCAATTTGCCATTTTGAACAAtcactacatattttcacatcatTATATAAATTATTCATGTGTCCAGGTTTTTTCTTATACCTTTTCTCTTCTACCTAGACTAAATCAGATCATATGACATATGCATGATAATTTCCCAGTCCTTTATTTACTTGTCCAGTGCTTTACAAAATTACCATGATCTACCCCAGCATTTTtaaacttggcaactgtaagatgggcttcagggaattgagggttgaagtccacacatctgaaagttgccaaatttgaaaaacaccaaTCTAGCCATTGCTCTTCAGGATGCAGTGATAAAGAATTGGTAAAGAGTTACAGATATTAAAAGTACAGTGCAATGGGAAAAAACTTCTATGCCAAAGTGAGGCTAGATATGTGGAAATATGAAAGAGACTAAAATTCAGAAGAATAAATAAGCAAGTTAATAATTTTTCCAGCATTTGACTCATTTGGTAAGTGAATTAAGATTTTAATTACCTTGCCTTTTTTGATGTCAATGCcttgttttcatttaattttctcCCACCACTttctataaataaaaagatattacATAATTTTGAAACCACTTCAAGTTAAagttaaaaccattaaaaagaaaaatgaatgccCAGAGTACCCAACAATAAACATGAAAATGAACGTTTCACAAGACGTTCCGAGAATGCTGAATTTTTTCCCAACCACATCATAATCATGTCCCTTTCATTTTTTACTACCACCTAACTACTTGTGAGACCCATCTAACACTAGATAAGTAGACTTCTACACATACAATGGGATTTTGCCTTTCTTCTGCATCCACATGTCCATAAATCTTCTCTCCTAAGTTTTAAGAATGTTTATGAACAAAGGAATTTGGTTTTGATTCTACTGTGTAACATATCACGGGATACATTTTGCATTCATTTTCCTTCCACAATTTAATAATTTCTGTGATTGATTTTTCCCTGCTAACCCCAATAGTAGATCCTGTTCTCTTTAGCAATTTGAACAGTCAAAACAGAATGTGTACATTGCTAAAGATCAAAACAGAACAGCAGGGGGAGTCACATTCCTTTAAAAACCATTTCAAAACAGGAAAATATTTAACTAAAATCAGGACATTGTTTATCTGTGGGATAGATATTCAACAGGTTTTCCTAATCTAATATGATTAAGAATGTCTGCATCATAGGACATTTAATATTGTTATCAATACTTAAGTGTTTCTACAACCATTTAAGTCAATAGTCTAATGGAGATCTAAATTATGTATGATTATATTGTGGTGGTTATAGGTACCCCATTACACATATAAGCCGCATTTATTGCCAATTGTCTAAGATTCCCCAATATGTATGAACTACTTAAAGTGCCCTTCAAAACATTCCCAATATTCATAGCTGAGTGGTGACAGGTGGAAGAATCAGATAGGAACATGTGACCTAATAAACCAAATTGTTTCTATTCCCCTACTAGGCAGGGATAATAATGAAGTCAAATAGCTGGAATATTGAAATATTCCAACAATTGTATcagcctttttcttctttctttctttgacttGCAATTTGCTGGGCCAAAGATATATAAGCCTTGGTTCTACTTTTTCTCAGGGCAGTTCAGCAAAGTATTAAAGCATTGTTGGAGGTCCAAGATATACTGTATTATGGCTTGTATGCATCCAAATATAATTATGCTCTATCTTCAGAGTGATTTGGTTGCTTTAAAGAAGCAAGATTTTGACCACAATGACCCAGTTAGAAATGCTGAGTCTTTTAAACTAGGTTCAAGCATATAAAGTTCAGTCATGCTGCAATTGTTGAGTTGTAAAGGTTTTTAGCATTAGTACTTATTTTCAAAAAAGATTAATTTACAAAGGTGCCTGTAATGTTCAAATGCTAGAAAGAAAACCAGCATATATATTACATATGGCACTTCCAGGTTTAGATCCCTTAATGCTTAATAATTGGACTATGAAGTTGTTTCAGAATTTTATATTTATGAACAAaggtaacaaaaagaaggactaggggagacatgatagctgtgttccaatatctcaggggctgccacaaagaagagggagtcgggctgttcaccaaagcacctgagggtagaacaagaagcaatgggtggaaactgatcaaagaaagaagcaacttagaactaaggagaaatttcctgacagttagaacaattaataagtggaacgacttgccttcagaagttgtgaatgctccaacactggaaatttttaagaaaatgttggataaccatctgactgagatggtgtagggtttcctgcctgggcagggggttggactagaaggcctccaaggtcccttccaactctgatgttatgttatgttatgttatgttatgaaatgaAATGTGATTATTGAGGTGTAGGATTATAGAGACATTAAAGAACATACAGATTGACATGAAGATCTGCAGTTTTTTCTATTGGCATTTCCTACACACTTTCTTGATCAAGAAATGAGAAATAATCAAAAATAGATAGCAGTTTTTGTGATATTTAAGAATACCTGTTGTGTTTCTTGCACCATCTTTCCAGGTATCAGGTGTAATTACTGTACCAAGTTTTCTTTCACCTATGGAGTAGCAttgaaaagagaataaaaattatGCTAATACAATAGATTACAACAGCACCGTATGTTCAGATCATATCATTTCATAGAACTGACAAtaatacaaatattaataatacGAAGTACCACATTCCATGTagcttatttttttctataacagTGACTCTAGAAAAATTGGAAACCATTGAAGATGCATGGAATCTATAAAATCTATCCTCTGACTCTAGAAATTGCCCTTTGGGATTTAGTGAGTTTTGATGCCAATACATGTTTTTAAAGTTGTGTCATACTGATCCTTCTAAACACAGTAGGGATTACTTATCAGTAACTATGAAAGCTCTCTGACACATGTTATAACTACAAGAAAGTATGATTAAATGAAAACagaacataaatataaaaataacaaatgtaAATGCAAACAAATAGTAGTTTGCAGATATATGGCAAATTGATTGAGATAGCAGATAAATTCTACAAGTCTAGGAAAGATGAGGATTGTTCTCATGAATGAAACCTTTATCATAATACAGTAGTCCAGTCCTGGATCACTGTAATTTTGGCAATTTACCATTagataattttgaaaagtgaacattaaaaaaaaagaagataacctTGTTTCTGGTTTCATATGCCCTAGGAATAAGAATATATAGCTATGTTGTCAGTGTAGCACATTTTACACAGAAATCCATGTAAGGCTGCAATCTTATAATCACTGAAATCATTACTGCTTTCTAAATTGACATTCATGTGATtatgctaattttatttttagtaCTTTGCTTTACAGAAAGAGTGCACATGATATGTATACCATTGAATAATATCAAATTAacagtaattatttatttactactaaaaCTTTCATGTTTGAATTGTAGGATATCAATTTTTGAAGCAAGATACCACAAACCAGTTACAGTAATTTACAGAATGGATCCCAAATCTGGAACCCATGATTTTGGGTTCCAAAATCCAATttcatggaattgaaatttggcaaacttTATAATATAAACATTTTTTATGTGGTCAACTTCTGATGTTTGGCTGTGCTTTATAATTTGACATAGGCTATTTTCAAGGCAAATACATCTCTGAATATCTCCCTGAATTTGTAAGTATTTTTCCTGTGAAGGTAGGACATTAGAAGTTCTGCCATTGTTGGAAGATTTTAGCAAGGCAATATTTCTGAAAAGATGACTCGACAGGTCTTGGCTTATCTAGTGTATATGTAAACAACGTTAGTTTGGGGATCTAGGTTTTTTTAATTcagattttattatatattaataacattaatttaaaaattttgaGAAATAAATCTTATAGTCACTACAGTATAATTATctagttaccaaaacctttgtAAGAATGGTAAAACTGTAAACCCTATAACCCACTACCCAATCCTATGGATTAAGAAAAGTTGTATTGATAATCTTGAATACTGGTTTTTAAATGAGCTCAGATGATATCTTGCAGGTTCAGTTCTCCTCCCCACCATCTACATTATGAATTCTGTAATAATCCCAAAAGCTGAAAAAAAACTATAGCATAACAAACCCCTCCTACTGTTGTACCTGATCAATACATTCTAGGCGTTTTCTTACAAGTGATTTTCAGAACAGTAAACAGCCATCCTTGCTAGGATTTACTGAAAACTTTACAGTATTCACTATTTGGGGGCTCAAAACATCCCAAAAATAGCAACCTCAAGATACTTGCTCCTTTAAATCACTTTTAAGTGCTCTGAATCCtcgttcattatttatttatttatttattatttacatttgtataccgcccttctcccgaaggactcagggcggttcacagccaaataaaaatacaatactataaatacagattaaaaaatacaattaaaaaacttattaaaattggccagaattaaaatttggaactaaaaacccattaaaacccattaaaacacattaaaacactaccccagtccagcgcagatgaataaataggttttaagctcgcggcgaaaggttcggaggtccggaagttgacgaagtcctggggggagttcgttccagagggcgggagcccccacagagaaggcccttcccctgggtgtcgccagacgacactgtcgcgccgatggcaccctgaggagcccctctctgtgagagcgcacgggtcggtgagaggtattcggtagcagcaggcggtcccgtaagtatcccggccctatgccatggagcgctttaaagacattcaccaacaccttgaagcgcacccggaaggccacaggtagccagtgcagccggcgcaggataggtgtcactcgggagccacgaggggctccctcaatcacccgcgccgctgcattctggactaactgtagcctccggatgcccctcaagagagccccatgtagagagcattgcagtagtcaggcgaggcgtcacaaggcgtggtgactgtgcacaaggcatcccggtctagaaaggggcgcaattggcgcaccaggcgaacctggtggaaagctctcctggagacggccgtcaaatggtcttcaaaagacagccgttcatccaggagaacgcccaaattgcgcaccctctccatcggggccaatgactcgctcccgacagtcagccgcggactcagctggctgtaccgggatgccggcatccacagccactccgtcttggagggattgggcttgagcctgttcctccccctcCCGACCCgtaggcctccagacaccgggacagcacttcgacggcttcattggggtggcccggtgtggaaaagtacagctgggtgtcatcagcgtacagctggtacctcacaccgaagccactgatgatctcacccagcggcttcatatagatgttgaacagaaggggcgagagaatcgacccctgcggcaccccacaagtgaggcgcgcggtgacctctgcccccgtcaacaccgtctgcgacggtcggagagataggaggagaaccaccgataaccggtgcctcccactcccaatccccccaaccggcgcagcaggataccatggtcgatggtatcaaaagccgctgagaggtctaataggaccagggcagaggaataacccctatccctggccctccagagatcatccaccaacgcgaccaaagccgtctcagtgctgtaaccgggcggaagccggactggagcaggtccagatagacagtttcctccaggtgaaggggaactgatatgccaccatactctctacaaccttcgccgcgagcgggttggagactggacgataattacctaaaacagccgggtccaggaaggcttcttgaggagggcctcaccaccgcctctttcaaggcggcggaagactcctccaacaaggaagcactcgtaatccctggagccagcctcgtgtcacctcctgagtggccagcaccagccaggaggggcacgggtccaataaacatgtggtggcattcaatctacccagcaacctgtccatgtcctcggagtcacagggtcaaactcatcccatacaacatcaccaagaccgcctcaggcgtctcgtccgaatcgctgcaatcttggtccagaccgtccttcagctgagcgattttatcgtatagataaccgttaaactcctcagcacgtccctgcagcgggtcatcccgctcccctggtgaaggaggcgggtcactcgaacagggcagctgggcggttatctgccggcgcaatgagggaggaggcgtagcaacgcctcgcatcccctcagtgccactaggtaggtcctagtataggatctaactagtgtccgatcaacctctgagcggctggacctccaggaactctctaggcgtcttctccggcgtttcatcccctcagctcctcggagaaccaaggagccggttgggacctcgccgggtcagaggccgcaaaggcctgacacggtctaaagcccggccgcagcccgttcccaggctgcagccagttcctctgccgtgccgtgagccagatcctcagggagtggcccaagctccgtccggaacctctctgggtccatcaggcgcgtggggcggtaccaacgtaatggttccgcctccctgcggtggtgggtagcggtcagaaagtccaggccaAGGAGGGAGGGATCTGACCCTGagaaaggttcaatgactatttcctttaagtccagatctcgaccactgaccagagacaaaaatcaggtccagtgtgccacccccgatgtgagtggggccatccactacttgagtcaggtccaaggccgtcatggaggccaagaactcccgagctaccgtcgatgacgagccggcagatggcaggttaaagtcccccatggctaaaagtctggggtctccaccgccacccggcaagcacctctaggagctcgggcaggccgctgtcacgcagcaaggagccaggtgcgaccagcaagcccatctgacatctatgaccccacctcacaaagagggattcacacccggatatctgaggtacagtggtctccctcggctctaaactctctttaatcacaaccgccacccctccacccctaccctgggccctcggctgatggaatgcacggaaacccgtgcaTTCCATCCGTTCATAGTATCCTGTTCCCCccacaaataagacatcccctgataataaggccaatcgggcttttgagcgcatggcaaaaaggccaagcacttatttcagggttcaaaaaaatataagagtcTTTTTTTTCGAGGAAACATGGTATATTCATAATACCAGTACTGTACACCTGATTCAATACCACCAACCACAATAATCtgaggcaggggtccccaaccttggcaactttaagcctggaggacttcaactcccagaattctgggaattgaagtcctcaaggcttaaacttgccaaggttggagacccctgatctgaggCACGTGCACTCACAGACCCAAATCCCATTAAGTGCACTCAGGACAGTATCATAAAGCGGCAGTCCcgaaatttctgtttttaagtacCTGCACAAAGAAATAAACCCTTGGCTTTTAGAAAAGGCAGCCCTCCAATTTTGCTTGTGGCACTGATTGGGGTCTCTGCGTTAGATAAGCGTCATCAACGCAATGAACCCGAATTTGGGCAAACCCCGGGAGACAAGGgaggattgtgtgtgtgtcatgcccagaggtaggtttcagcaagttctgaccagttctggagaaccggtagcggaaattttgagtagtttggagaaccggtagtaaaaattctgactggccccacccccaactattctctgcctcctgagtcccagctgattgggaggaaatggggattttgtagtatccttctcctggattgaggagggaatggagattttaaggtATCCTTaaaatgccatgccatgcccaccaagccacacccacagaactggtagtaaaaaatgttgaaacccaccactggttgtgtcCATAGGATTGCgaagagtcctttgggagaagggcggtatagaaatcgaaacaataataataataatatttgtataaacaaatatatgaggagaaacaaggaagtataagtgtgtgtgtgtgtgtgtgtatgtatatatatatatat
It encodes the following:
- the CRIPT gene encoding cysteine-rich PDZ-binding protein, translated to MVCEKCERKLGTVITPDTWKDGARNTTESGGRKLNENKALTSKKARFDPYGKNKFAICRICKSSVHQPGSHYCQGCAYKKGICAMCGKKVLDTKNYKQTSV